A single genomic interval of Epinephelus fuscoguttatus linkage group LG22, E.fuscoguttatus.final_Chr_v1 harbors:
- the phlda1 gene encoding pleckstrin homology-like domain family A member 1, giving the protein MLENGRKVFKEGLLEKRSDGLLQLWKKKHCVLTEDGVLLLPPKQHDQPQHHQPQHGGGGGDAGKVKELHFANMKTVDCVERKGKYVYFTVVMTEGKEIDFRCPQDEGWNAEITLQMVQYKNRQAILAVKSTRQKQQLLVVQMPGQKTIRSSPNVA; this is encoded by the coding sequence ATGCTGGAAAACGGGAGGAAGGTGTTCAAGGAGGGTCTGCTGGAGAAACGGAGCGACGGGTTGCTGCAGCTCTGGAAGAAGAAGCACTGCGTCCTGACCGAGGACggcgtgctgctgctgccgcccaAGCAGCACGACCAGCCGCAGCACCACCAGCCGCAGCACGGCGGCGGCGGAGGGGACGCGGGCAAAGTCAAGGAGCTGCACTTCGCCAACATGAAGACGGTGGACTGCGTGGAGCGGAAGGGCAAGTACGTCTACTTCACGGTGGTCATGACGGAGGGGAAGGAGATCGACTTCAGGTGCCCGCAGGACGAGGGCTGGAACGCGGAGATCACCTTGCAGATGGTCCAGTACAAGAACCGGCAGGCGATCCTGGCCGTCAAGTCCACCCGGCAGAAGCAGCAGCTGCTCGTCGTGCAGATGCCCGGACAGAAGACGATCCGCAGCTCGCCAAACGTTGCGTGA